In Silene latifolia isolate original U9 population chromosome X, ASM4854445v1, whole genome shotgun sequence, the following proteins share a genomic window:
- the LOC141619558 gene encoding putative receptor-like protein kinase At1g11050, with protein sequence MKYLGLAALILASLSGFCLASKCPIDVSYVETLPWNSSQCHAQVSENGLGSHCCQTLLSLFGIGLAKNLKNTHLFGLRDLPTSMACISDFQSKLNAMSLSPNLTSECFTPSQFVIAPNVCAGIESLQDWDDKIGTNTSLDQNCQPDLSDLTACDTCYTAGTRVQSKLISIDGNTSHSLECFYFTILYAGGIVNKFGPESVGTSSCIFQLSLNSAPVSKNNSHAQLHFGLAGSAVAVFLIICSVALAFWYYRKQQQQKSKGSGPGGPDFDAEQGSRPRMRPNTGAIWFTIEELEKATNYFSQKNFIGRGGFGVVYKGTLQDGTTVAVKKITEPTIEGDSDFRNEVEIISNLRHRNLVPLRGCCMHDEGGHDDDGGSERFLVYEYMPNGNLDDHLFYASVNRSGAIRKPLTWPQRKSIILDVAKGLAYLHYGIKPPIYHRDVKATNILLDADMRARVADFGLAKEIKEGNSHLTTRVAGTHGYLAPEYALYGQLTDKSDVYSFGVVVLEIMCGRRALDLSALGSSNTVLITDWAWSLVKEGKAEEVFDAFLLKEGDNMELNPKGIMERFVRVGILCAHVMVALRPTISDALKMLEGDIEVPPIPDRPMPLGHPSFRDGNPFSISPVLSGLQLNSIEMLRAHWANSIRD encoded by the exons ATGAAGTACTTGGGGCTTGCGGCGTTGATTTTGGCTAGTTTATCGGGGTTTTGTTTGGCGTCCAAGTGTCCTATAGATGTAAGTTATGTGGAAACACTCCCTTGGAACAGTTCACAGTGTCATGCTCAAGTTTCGGAAAATGGCCTAGGATCTCATTGTTGTCAAACTCTTTTGAGTTTGTTTGGAATCGGACTTGCCAAAAATCTCAAGAATACTCATCTGTTTGGGCTCCGAGATTTGCCAACGTCAATGGCGTGCATATCTGACTTTCAGTCCAAGCTTAATGCTATGTCTCTTTCCCCGAATTTGACGTCTGAATGTTTCACGCCTTCACAATTTGTAATCGCTCCTAATGTTTGTGCTGGTATTGAGTCCCTCCAAGATTGGGACGATAAGATTGGTACGAATACTTCACTAGATCAGAACTGTCAGCCGGATCTGTCAGATCTCACGGCGTGTGATACCTGCTATACTGCGGGTACCAGGGTCCAATCTAAGTTGATTTCAATTGATGGAAATACGTCACATTCCCTGGAGTGCTTTTATTTCACAATTTTGTATGCTGGTGGAATCGTCAACAAGTTTGGCCCTGAAAGTGTTGGGACAAGTTCATGTATATTCCAGCTTTCGCTGAATTCGGCTCCTGTGTCTAAGAATAACAGTCATGCACAGCTCCATTTTGGATTGGCTGGTTCTGCTGTCGCTGTTTTTCTTATCATCTGCTCAGTAGCTCTTGCCTTTTGGTATTACCgaaagcagcagcagcagaagtcGAAGGGTAGTGGACCTGGTGGGCCTGATTTTGATGCAGAGCAAGGAAGTAGGCCTAGAATGCGGCCCAATACCGGGGCAATATGGTTTACGATTGAAGAGCTTGAAAAAGCGACAAATTACTTTTCACAGAAGAATTTCATTGGTCGTGGCGGTTTTGGGGTGGTCTATAAGGGAACATTACAAGATGGGACAACAGTTGCTGTCAAGAAGATTACAGAACCAACTATTGAGGGAGATTCTGATTTCCGAAACGAGGTGGAGATAATTAGCAATTTGAGGCATCGAAATCTAGTGCCTCTTCGAGGATGTTGTATGCATGATGAGGGCGGGCATGATGATGACGGGGGAAGTGAAAGATTTCTGGTTTACGAGTATATGCCAAATGGAAATCTCGATGACCATCTCTTCTATGCCTCGGTGAACAGGAGTGGAGCAATACGGAAACCATTAACATGGCCGCAGAGGAAAAGTATAATATTGGATGTCGCGAAGGGGCTAGCTTATCTCCATTACGGAATAAAACCGCCAATCTACCATAGAGATGTCAAGGCGACTAATATCCTCCTTGATGCCGATATGAGAGCAAGGGTGGCGGATTTTGGGTTAGCAAAAGAAATTAAGGAAGGAAATTCTCATCTCACCACCCGAGTGGCGGGCACTCACGGGTATTTAGCCCCCGAATATGCACTATACGGGCAACTAACTGATAAAAGTGATGTCTACAGTTTCGGGGTGGTAGTTTTAGAGATTATGTGTGGTAGAAGAGCGCTTGATCTGTCAGCACTAGGGTCATCTAACACGGTTTTAATAACCGACTGGGCGTGGTCTTTGGTAAAGGAAGGAAAAGCCGAAGAGGTTTTTGACGCATTTCTGTTGAAAGAAGGGGATAACATGGAACTCAATCCGAAGGGGATAATGGAACGGTTTGTCCGTGTTGGTATCCTTTGTGCCCATGTCATGGTTGCTTTGAGGCCTACGATTTCAGATGCGCTAAAAATGTTGGAAGGCGACATTGAAGTTCCTCCAATTCCCGATAGGCCTATGCCTCTCGGACACCCATCGTTTCGCGATGGTAACCCTTTCAGCATTTCGCCTGTGCTGAGTGGGCTCCAGTTAAATTCAATAGAGATGCTAAG GGCGCATTGGGCAAATAGTATCAGAGATTAG